The window GTGATGAGGTGTCGAGCCATCGCGGGCTGCTCCCAAGTCGCTACGTGGGGTGACGATCTCGTCGGGTGCGGGTCGTCTACGGAACCTTGAAATCGTAGCCGACACGGGTGGGCCGCCCGCTTCCCGTTTTAAGAGGTGGGAAGGGGCGGCCCTGGTGCGGTGCGGGTGCCGTGGGTTACGGGCGCGTGGTTCCGTGGGTCACGGGCGCCAGTTGGCCAGTACGCCCTCGTAGAGCTCCTGGTCGGTCAGCTCGCGGGGGGTGGGACCGGCGTGGAAGAAGGCCGCGGTGTCGGTCTTCAGCTTGCGGAGGTAGTCGAACGCCTTGTTTTCGTGCTCGCCGAAGGCGACGAAGGAGAAGAAGACGGCGGGGTGGTTCTTCGCCGCGTCGGTGAGGGACTGGGTGGCGGGGGTCTTGGCGTCCGGCGCGCCGTCCGTCTGGAAGATCACCAGGACGGGGGCCGCCGGGTCGCCGGCCGATTCCGCGCGGTGGGCCAGTACGGCGTCCACGGCGGCGTGGTAGCTCGTACGGCCCATGCGGCCGAGGGAGCCGTGCAGGTCGTCGACGCGGTTCTCGTGCTCGGCGAGGGTCAGCTCGCCGGTGCCGTCCACCTCCGTGGAGAAGAACACGACCTGGACCGTCGCCTCGGGGTCGAGGTGGGCCGCGAGGGCGAGGGTCTGCTCGCCGAGGGCCTGGGCGGAGCCGTCCTTGTAGTACGGGCGCATGGAGGCGGAGCGGTCGAGGACGAGGTAGACCGTGGCACGGGTGCCGGTGAGGTCGTACTTCGCGAGGGCGGATGCGGCGGCGTGGTAGGCGGTGGTGAGGGTGGGGGGGACGGCGGGAGTCGTGTTCTCCTCGGCGTCCGGCTGCGGCTGCGCTTCGGCCGTGGGCTCCGGTTCCGTGGTCGGCTGTTCGGCCTCGGCTTCGCCTTCGGCCGGGTTGTTCCCACCCGCACCACCCGTGCGGGTTTCGTTGTCAGGTGCCGGTGGCCCCTGTGGGGCTTCCTCGCCGTCGGCGGCTTGCGGGGTGTCTGCCTCGGGCTCCACCTCGGCCTCAAGCTCGGGCTCTGGCGTCGGCTCTTCGGACACCGGTTCCGTAGTCGGCTGTTCGGCCTCGGCTTCGCCTTCGGCCGGGTTGTTCCCACCCGCACCACCCGTGCGGGTTTCGTTGTCAGGTGCCGGTGGCCCCTGTGGGGCTTCCTCGCCGTCGGCGGCTTGCGGGGTGTCTGCCTCGGGCTCCACCTCGGCCTCAAGCTCGGGCTCTGGCGTCGGCTCTTCGGACACCGGTTCCGTAGTCGGCTGTTCGGCCTCGGCTTCGCCTTCGGCCGGGTTGTTCCCACCCGCACCACCCGTGCGGGTTTCGTCGTCGGGTGCCGGTGGCCCCTGTGGGGCTTCCTCGCCGTCGGCGGCTTGCGGGGTGTCTGCCTCGGGCTCCACCTCGGCCTCAAGCTCGGGCTCTGGCGTCGGCTCTTCGGACACCGGTTCCGTAGTCGGCTGTTCGGCCTCGGCTTCGCCTTCGGCCGGGTCGTTCCCACCCGCACCACCCGTGCGGGTTTCGTCGTCGGGTGCCGGTGGCCCCTGTGGGGCTTCCTCGCCGTCGGCGGCTTGCGGAGCATCCGCCTCAGGCTCCGCCTCGGCCTCAACCTGCGGTTCGGGTTCCGGCGCCGGCTGCTCGGCCACCGTTTCCGGGGCCGGTTCCGGGTCGGGCTCCGACTGCGGCTCCACAACTTCCGGTTCGGGAGCCGGCGTCGGCTCCTCCGCCACCGGCTCCGGGGTCGGCTCGGACTCCGACTCCTGCTCCGCAGCTGCCGGTTCGGGCTCCGGGGTCGGCTCCTCGGTTGCCGGCTCCGGCTGCTCGGTGGCGGCGGGGGCGGGTGTTGCCTCGGGCTCCGACTCCTGCGCCGTAGCGGCCGGTTCGGGCTCCGGGGCCGTGGCTGTCGGTTCCTCCGTTGCGTCCGCGGGGGTCGCGGGCTTGGGGACCGCGATGTTGTCGAAGGCGGCCGAGACCAGTTCGTGCTCGTCGTCCGAGGACGACTGGGCGGGGACCTTCGGTTCCGGCTGCTGGGCAGCGGTGGGTGTCGGCTCCTGGGCTGGAGCCTGTTCCGCACCCTCTGCCTCGGCCTTGGGCCCCTTGCGTGGTCGGCCGAACGCGTTCCGCAGGAGAGTGAGAATGCCCATGTGCGCAACCCTTCGTGAGTTGATGCCCGTCAATCCCTGGCCAGGACGGACACGTAAGGTTAGCGGCCCTCAGTGGTGATCTTGGGCAGGGGCAAGCATCCGGAGGCTGCTTCTGTCAATGCGTTCCTCGGCCGTCGTGCAGCGTGACGTCGACGAGCAGCGCGCGGTGGTCGGTGTCGGCCACGGCGAGGAAGCGGGCGCCGGTCGCGGAGAAGTCCGGTGAGACCAGCACATGGTCGATCTGGGCGCCGAGGGCGGGCGTGGTGCGGGACGGCCAGCTCGGGTCGCGTTCCGCGCCGGACAGCCGGGCCGCGTCACGCAGGCCGGTGTCGATGATGCGGCGGAAGGCCGCGTGGTCCTGGGAGGCGTTGAAGTCGCCGGCCAGCACGGTCGGCGTCGTGCGGTCCGCCGCCGCGAAGGCCCGCAGCCGGGCGAGTTCCCGGTGCCAGAGCGCGATCTGGCCGGGCAGCGGCGGCATGGGGTGGGCGAGCTGGAGGCGCACCGCGTGCCCGCGCACGTCGGCGACCGCGCCCGGCATGCCCATCGTGCCGCGCACCCCGGCGGTGCCGCGCAGGGCGTAGCGGCTGAGGATCAGGGACCCCTCCGAACCGCCCGCCCGGACCGCCCGCCGGTAGGGGTAGTCGCCGCCGACCTCCCGGTCCAGCGTCGACTGGCAGGTGTGCTCGCACTCCTCGACGAAGACGATGTCGGGCCGCTCGCGGCGGATGACCGGGACGAGGGCCGGGGTACCGCGCCCGAACTGCACGTTCGAGGTCAGCACCCGAATCCGGGCCACGGCCGGGCCGGCCGGCGCGGAGACCTTGCCGTACGGCTCGATGTACCAGGCCAGCAGCCCGAGCAGGGCCACGCCCCACACCGCCCCCGTCCACCGGCGACCGCGCAGCGTGAGCGCCAGGCCGAGCCCGGTGGGCACGAGCAGCCAGGGCAGGAAGGCGAGGAGCTGCGGTACGGGCGTGATGCCGTCGCTGTCGGCGATCCGGCATCCGACGACGACGCTCACCCCGGCGAACATCAGCCCGGCGCACCAACTCGCGAACAGTCCCCCCTGCTTGATCACGCCGACGAGCCTACGGGGTCGGCACGGGACCCGGAGGTCCTGTGCGCGGGACCGGGCGCCGGGTCAGACGCGTACGCGCGGCGGCGGCTGCTCGGGGCGGCTCTGGGCGGTGGGGGCCGTAGACGCCCGGCGGCGGAAGGGCAGGCGCGGGCGGCGGGTGAGCCAGGTCAGGGCGGCCACCGTCAGGCCGAGGGCGACGAGGATCCACGAGGCGGTGCGCAGGGTGGCGGTGAGGGCGTCGTAGACGGCGCCGACGGCCGGCTGGGAGACCTCGGCGGGCAGGTCGGCGAGGGTCAGGCTGCGTCCGACGGCGACGGCGAGGGCGAGCAGCGCCCCGCCCAGGGCGGTGCCGAGCGCGGTGGCGGTCAGCGCACGACGGCGGCGGGCGGCCAGGGCGAGGCCGGCCACGGCGAACGCGACGGCCGCGATCGGCAGCCAGAAACCGGCGACTTCGAGCACGTGGAACCCCTTCCGAAGGCGGCCCAGTTGCTGGGCCGGAAGCAGGTCGACCTCGGTGTGCTGGACGGGGATGCGGTTCGCGAGCGGTACGTGGTCCTGGGCGAGCTGGGCCTTGACCTGGGCGGTGACGGGCGCGAGATCGACGGTGACCGGGCGTTCGCGTCGGTCGCGTTCGTCGCGCAGGGCCCGCAGGACGGCGTCGTGGGCGGCCCGGTTGCCCTCGTTCCACGCGGTGCGGAAGGCCTCGGTCCCGGTGAACGAGCGGACCGCGTCGTGCACGAAGGGGGTGATGGTGCCGCGGCGCACGTAGGTGTCCAGTTGGTGCCCGTACTCCTGGACGATCCCGTTCCCGACGGTGTCCGCGACGGCGTCGCGCACGTCCGGGTCGTCGGCGAGCGGCGCCATGGTGGTGACGTAGCGGCTGGTGTCGGAGAGCCCGTACGCCGCCCAGGCCGACAGCGCGCCGAACGGCACGAGCAGGCACGAGAGCGCGATGAGCACGGCCGACAGGCCGCTTCGCATACGTCGGGACACGTTCTCAGCCAAGGCCGTCGCCCGCCCCTCCGCGAGCGGAGGGGCGGCATTCGGGTGACCGGGAGGGGGCGAGCGGGCCGGCCGGGCGCCGGCCGGTGCGCGTCAGCGGGTCAGCTGGTCAACCGACGCGACGGCCCGCCGCGTCCTCGTGCGTGTAGAACCAGTAGAAGCAGAAGAGGCCCGCGACGATGCCGATCCCCAGGGACAGGCCGACCACCGACACGATCGCGTGGCCGCTCTGGCTGAAGAGGAAGCCGAACGTCACGCCGATGAAGGCGAACCACATTGCGGCGTGCTGCTCTCGCCGCAACCGGGGGCCCACGATGAGGACGGCCGCGAGGAGCACCGTGAAAACGATCGTGGTCACGAAGCCGAACAGCACGTTCCAGCCCGTGATCGGCCCGCCGTGGCGCCGGTCGGCCGCGGCCCAGTAGCCGTAGACGAGCCCCAGCGCCAGCGGTCCCGCCCACCGGCCGATGGCATGGGCCCGGGCGCTGAACAGGTTGGGCGGGCGGGTGGTGCGGGTGGTGATGCCGGACGCGGGTGCCACGTGAGCCATGAGAGCGCTCCTCTCTCTCCTCGCCCCCCGCATCCAGAGCACACCGGCGAAGGGGCCCTGGCAAGTCGGTGGAGCCGTTAACGTGCTGACGTAAGCGACCGACCGGATCACGACACGGGGGGACGATGCCCGGAACCGTGCTGCTGCTCGCGGCCGCGCCCGTGGGCAGGGGACGTCTGGTGGACGCCGCGTCCGTGCTGCCGGTGCTGGCCGCCGTGGCGCCCTCCGTGCTCTCCGGCACGGACACCGCGACCGTGGTGGAGCTCGCCGACCCGCTGGAGCCGCAGGCCGTGCTCACCCGGCTGCGCGCGGCCGCGGCGGCGCCCGGCCCGCTGACCGTGTTCGTCGCCGGACAGCTCCAGCTCGACCGCCGCCAGCGTCTGCTCCACCTGGCGCTCGCCCGCACCGCACCGGCGACCGTCCGCTACACGGCCCTGCCCTGGCACTGGCTGCGCGAGGAACTGCGGCTGCGCCCGGACGGCACGACCACGGTCGTGGCCGATCTGCACGCGGACGCGGAGAGCTGGGCGCTGCTGCGCGGGCGCCCCCTGGACTGCGGGCGCAACACCGCCCTGTACGGCCGGGTCGCACCGCCGCCGGCCCGGCGCACGGTGGCGGCACCGGCGTACATGAGGGCGGTGGCGACGATCCTGCGCAGCGGGCACCGGCCGCCGCCTGCGGAGCTGCACGAGCAGGCGCTGTCGCGGCTCACCGAGGAGGACGGCCGCCCCGGCCTCGTAATCACCGCGCCCGGCCCGGTGCCGGCCGACCCGCACACGGCCATCGCCGCCTGCGTGCGGTCCGGCCGGCACGGCGACGCCGACGCGCTCGCCGCCCGCTGGGAGCGGGCCGCCGCCCTCGCGCACGGAGCGGCCTCCGAGGACGCGCTGCACTGGGCCGAGGTCCGCGCGGACCTGGCGATGTTCGCGGGCGACGCCGCCCGCAGCTGCCGGGCCTGGCTGACGGTGGCCGCCACCCGCCTGGACATGGGCCAGGCCGCCGACGCCGTGCCGGTCGAGACCGCAGTCGACCGCGCCCACCACCAGTGGGGGCAGATCCACGACCCCGGACGTGCCCGCGAACTCGGGTCGGTGCTCGCGGAGTTGCGCGGCCGGGTGCCGGGCCGGCGACAGGGCGCCCTTGACCATGTGCGCCGCCAGCTCAGCCAGTTGCAGGCACAGGCCTGACGCGGCTCCCATACCCGGCTGCGGCTGCGGCTGCGGCGCGGACCCGGCCCCGGTCTCGCCGCGGATGGTACGGGTCCGGTGTGGCCGAAATGCCCCCTCCCGGGAAGTCGTGCCCCGGTGCCAGAATGGTGACTTATGGCTGAGGGGGATGGCGTGGCCGGCCGAGGTGTACGGGTCCGGCTGGACGGAAGTGCGAGCAGCAAGGACATCGGCGCGCTGAAGGCGTGGCTGGAGCGGGAGAGACCGCTCGAAGAACTGGTCCGGCAGGGGCTGCTGCGGATCGACGAGCGGCCGCGCTCGGACGTGCCGCCCGGCCGCATGGGCGCCGGCATGGAGATCCTGCTGTTCCTGCTCGGCGCGGCCGCCGAATCCGCGTTCGACGAGCTGGTGGCGCAGACCAAGCGGGCGGTGGCGGCCTGGCTGGAGAACCGCCGTCGGGTGGAGTCCGGCGACTCACCCGAGACCCACGTCGATCCGGTGCACCACGACGAGGGGTAGCCCCGTGGACCGTTTCGACCCGCGGGGGCGGGTGAACCGGGCGCTGCTGGTCGGTGTGGAGGAGTACGAGCACACGCAGCCGGACGATCCGGAGGGCGTGCCCGGTCAACTGCCGGCCGTCCGGCACAACCTGAGGCGGCTGGAGGGCGTGCTGCGCCGGGGCGGGATCTTCGGCGCGCACGGCACGCGGAACGGCGACGGCGGGCAGGAGGACGGCGGCGGGCGGGACGGGATCACCGTCCTGCGCTCGCCGTCCCTGGACCAGTTCAGCGAGGCGCTGCGCACCGCCGCCCAGGACGCCGAGGGGCTGCTGCTGTGCTACTTCGCCGGGCACGGCGCCGTGCCGAGCGCGGGCAACGAGCTCTTTCTCCAGATGCGCAACGCGCGCGTGGTCGCCGGCGGCCGGGCCGTGTTCCCAGGCGCGGACGCGTTCACCGGGGTGCTCACCGTGCTCGCCGGGAGCCAGGCCGAGCGGATCGTGGTGATCCTCGACTGCTGCTACGCGGGCAACGCCGCCAAGGTGT of the Streptomyces sp. NBC_01788 genome contains:
- a CDS encoding VWA domain-containing protein, which gives rise to MGILTLLRNAFGRPRKGPKAEAEGAEQAPAQEPTPTAAQQPEPKVPAQSSSDDEHELVSAAFDNIAVPKPATPADATEEPTATAPEPEPAATAQESEPEATPAPAATEQPEPATEEPTPEPEPAAAEQESESEPTPEPVAEEPTPAPEPEVVEPQSEPDPEPAPETVAEQPAPEPEPQVEAEAEPEADAPQAADGEEAPQGPPAPDDETRTGGAGGNDPAEGEAEAEQPTTEPVSEEPTPEPELEAEVEPEADTPQAADGEEAPQGPPAPDDETRTGGAGGNNPAEGEAEAEQPTTEPVSEEPTPEPELEAEVEPEADTPQAADGEEAPQGPPAPDNETRTGGAGGNNPAEGEAEAEQPTTEPVSEEPTPEPELEAEVEPEADTPQAADGEEAPQGPPAPDNETRTGGAGGNNPAEGEAEAEQPTTEPEPTAEAQPQPDAEENTTPAVPPTLTTAYHAAASALAKYDLTGTRATVYLVLDRSASMRPYYKDGSAQALGEQTLALAAHLDPEATVQVVFFSTEVDGTGELTLAEHENRVDDLHGSLGRMGRTSYHAAVDAVLAHRAESAGDPAAPVLVIFQTDGAPDAKTPATQSLTDAAKNHPAVFFSFVAFGEHENKAFDYLRKLKTDTAAFFHAGPTPRELTDQELYEGVLANWRP
- a CDS encoding endonuclease/exonuclease/phosphatase family protein: MFAGVSVVVGCRIADSDGITPVPQLLAFLPWLLVPTGLGLALTLRGRRWTGAVWGVALLGLLAWYIEPYGKVSAPAGPAVARIRVLTSNVQFGRGTPALVPVIRRERPDIVFVEECEHTCQSTLDREVGGDYPYRRAVRAGGSEGSLILSRYALRGTAGVRGTMGMPGAVADVRGHAVRLQLAHPMPPLPGQIALWHRELARLRAFAAADRTTPTVLAGDFNASQDHAAFRRIIDTGLRDAARLSGAERDPSWPSRTTPALGAQIDHVLVSPDFSATGARFLAVADTDHRALLVDVTLHDGRGTH